Proteins co-encoded in one Malus sylvestris chromosome 7, drMalSylv7.2, whole genome shotgun sequence genomic window:
- the LOC126630048 gene encoding E3 ubiquitin-protein ligase AIP2-like, with translation MASHGRELVVGEPYCYTWVHGIDEFEDSIQSTHFVMYIKATIRSQQPRVSEEVEEEDAEIEEHFSVNDATMELQFDPDSTDMGILISNTLSGLHIPLQAHPPIVAEILYKAYSWATDNDSYFPPSREVFHMGVYVEVRTYLSDIGDTDMDVSDIGDTDMDVEDGGDEPQFVPASKSSIEELERTIVETSTMCTICREEMMVGSEATRMPCSHLYHGDCIVEWLQRSRICPLCRYSMPADE, from the coding sequence ATGGCAAGTCACGGAAGGGAATTAGTGGTGGGTGAGCCTTATTGTTATACATGGGTTCATGGCATTGATGAATTCGAAGACAGCATACAAAGCACGCATTTCGTGATGTATATCAAGGCGACAATCAGAAGCCAGCAGCCTAGGGTTTCagaggaagtggaagaagaGGACGCAGAAATAGAAGAACACTTTAGTGTGAATGATGCCACAATGGAACTACAATTTGACCCAGACAGTACTGACATGGGTATTCTAATATCCAACACACTTTCGGGCCTTCATATTCCTCTCCAGGCTCATCCACCCATAGTAGCTGAAATATTGTATAAAGCCTACTCCTGGGCAACGGATAATGATAGTTATTTTCCTCCTAGTCGAGAGGTTTTTCATATGGGGGTGTACGTGGAAGTTAGGACATACCTGTCAGATATTGGGGACACTGACATGGACGTGTCAGATATTGGGGACACTGACATGGACGTAGAGGATGGTGGTGATGAGCCTCAATTTGTACCGGCAAGTAAATCGTCCATTGAGGAGTTGGAGAGGACAATAGTCGAAACCTCAACAATGTGTACTATTTGCAGGGAGGAGATGATGGTTGGCTCAGAAGCAACTCGGATGCCGTGCTCACATCTTTACCATGGAGATTGTATTGTGGAGTGGCTGCAGAGAAGCAGGATTTGCCCGTTGTGTAGGTACTCCATGCCTGCTGATGAATGA